The sequence attaaagaaaaaaggaccctTCTAATTGCATTAATTTGTACTTTATACgtattaatttgctagtttcaacatatccaaagtagatattaatcAGCCAGTATATAATattgtaatataatttttataacatatattattcttattcaatagtATGTGAGaaatatttgtataatacgtaaattttgtaaaaaatacgtgtattaaacattaaaaatacgTATGTGCATGTACAATACAAAAGAGCATAGCGCCCTTTCTTTAGTGCCGCTCAAATGGGACGTGGTCATTGACCCTCCTCCCCTCTCCCCCTTCCTACCTTGTTCCCTCTACCCCTtcctcccctctctctctctctctctctctctctctctctcttttgtcCTTCTTCTTTCACTCCACCTTTTgatggtttttgtttcttttttctttcctcctcttcctctctctttcctttctGGGTTGCTCTTTCGTGCCGTTTCTCCTTCCTTTTCCTTCCTCTTCTACCTCTTAGGTGGCTGCTCCGTTTTTGCAGAGcaatttgtagttttttttttttcttttcccttatCTTGTTTGTTCTTTATCTCGTTCTGCTACCTCCCCTTTTCCCCTGCCTTGGGCTTTTTGGTGGAGCTGGCATTCTTTCGGTTTGAGCCTGTTTGGCTGTGTCTGTGGCTATCTTTGAGAGTTGGGTGCTTCTCCCTTATGTGGTGTCTGCTTGAGCCTTGTGCTATGTGTTGAGATTAAATGTCTCATGCCAATTTTGTGTCCTTTGTTCTCCACCAAACAACCCCTTCAACCATATTTACTTTTTCCTCAACTTCTCCTTCTCATTTTGTCTTATCCTCTTTCTGGATCTAGATTCTCCATGGGATACAGCAACCATATTTATAAGCGCTTCATCACTCTTTTCTCAGAGTGTGTTTAGAGCTTTTGCTATGGTTCTTGATCTGGTGCTTGTACCAATACTCTCCATTCTCTTGGTGTCAATCTTTTGGTATATACCTTGGTGTTGTCATTGGTACATTGATAGATTCAAGTGTGTTGGAAAAGGTGACTTTTGGAGGAACGTTCAGGTGCTGATGTGTTTTCGATTTTTggggaatttttatttttggcgGAAGATCGGTGGGTCTCTATGTGCAGCGATGCTAACctgtgtggtggtggtgtaTCCCCTCCTTTGTGGCCATTATGGTGCAGTCTCCGTCCCCTTTGCGGGTGACGATGGCTTTGTGCTgtaatttggtttgattttgtgacGGGGAAGATTATTATACTAGACTGTACTAGTTTTTGTCTAATCTTCCCTGTGTTTTTGTCTAATCTTCCCTGTGTAGTTGGGATGAAGTCACCGGCAGAGCCAATGAAAGCTGAGAATGATCACTTGGCGATTCTCAACTTCCAAATTTTGtcataattcatatttttattttggtttataTCCTTAATTTTGACCATTCTAATGATGTGTAAAACCAATTAAAGTTATTAATCTCAATTACATAATTAACAGATATTTTCATAAACTTATACATTTATGAGAACAATGTTCAGCTCAATGATAAATATTGACCAATCGTAATCATTAAGCACATTTCAAGCATTGAATATTCACTAAAATCGAACATAATGGCTTGATTTATGGGCTTTCCACAAATAAGCCTATTTTAAAAGACAAATATTAAACCATTGTAAATATAGGATTACacttaaaataaattgagGGCGACATGACCAGTATATTTTGCTCAAGTAAGAAATATTTTATGTATAttggcaacaaaaaaaatcttttatatatgtatttaccGTGATTTTCCATATTGAAAATGTGTTAGTTCAACTGTCGGTGTATGTCCAATTGAGTTTCTCATTTAGTTGTTAGATGTACAAAATCAATTTATGAATTAAGGAGAGGACAGACTGGTCATTACTCCCTTATGGCTAACAGCTACTTTCCCGTAGGAAGGAATATTGTATAATATCCATTATGCCCTTAATCTCAAAGTCTATAAATGCCGCTATAGCTCTCTGTGACTCTGTCTCATCTCATCGCCATCGATATTCACTACTTTCCACAACAATTAAATTTGTCTGAATTTTTGATCGTCTGGTGATTAATCGCACTTGCAGCATCTCTAATCTCTctgttaatttaattaatttcaactcgaaattgattaattaattcatcAATGGCTCTTCCTAAATCAAACCCTAAGAAATCAGAAGccatgaagatgaagagggTTTCTGATGCTATGAAGCCTCGGAAAACGGCCATGGCCAAGAGATGCTCCGctctgaggaagaggaagaccaACGAACTCTCTAAGCTGAGGAGGGTTTTGAAAGGTCAAATTGAAAAGGGTTCCTTCTCTGCCGAAaagggtttcttggaaattGTTGAGGATCCAAAAAATTGGGATTTGGGTATTCAAGATGATTGCTTGGAGTCCAAGTTAGAGGCTTTGAATGAAAGCATTGGAGCTGTGATGAGGAAGATGAGGATCATGGAGAGTTCTGTGGAACTGGAAGCAGTAGATCAACAACTACCCTGTAATGGTTTCGAATTTGATGATTATGAGCCAACGGTTGATACTCTTGATGATTTTCTCAGTTGGGTATTGGGTGGTGATCATCATAATGATATTGCTGTAATGGAAGATGATTTGCGACTCCATGATCTTGACACAATGTTGCCAGAAGAACCACAACAGCTGGAGAAGCAACCACTTTCTGTGCAAAGTATGGATACTATTATTACTAGTGATGATGATATTAGATTGCTTTTGAGTGATTGTGAGATTGCTTGGATGCAAGATGATTTGCAGTTTCGTGATGATGACCTGAGCGATTTTTTGGCCCCTCTTGAAACAATGTTGCTACAACACCCACAGGAGCAGCAGCCtatttagttttagtttttatctgtaattttcttcttgttatgtttgaatttttatcaAGTGTGATCCTAAAAGCTATATTTGGACATAATGAAAACTACATGTTGTTTGTTTATCTCTGTTCTTGTTCTGTTCAATTCCTTaaggggtcgtttggtacggcggactgtcatggactggactaaatcctgGGACTGCCTAggattagctcggattggcctaagctggattaagtactgacctacgtttggtgctgcgtcggactaagaagctggattgtaaaaatagtgaagacctatgtttgatgctgtgtcggactaaaaaataattatttttaaaatttaaaaattaaatgtaagttttttttggttattataattaccaaattcacatgtacatttcttttcctccaaaccaaagactttttgtttgttattaaGGTTATAAATTCCATCGAGTTTATGTATAATTAAGTCTTTAATTGTATGCAAATACAAAGAATTTGATTAATATATCAATAATAACCACCGACCACCACTCAGTTGTCTTATGAGTAttgttgttattttaaattttatttgtttgtgcaAAATTGAGGTTGTTATGAACAATATCATGTAGCGTTGCCCATTGCACATTAAAAaccatatataaatttaaatacatCCATACATCAAATATACATCCAACACTTCCATAAATCACAAATTTTCCAACCCCACATATGTTCCATACTTGTCTTTAAGCAACATACTAGAACAAAAATACATTTAAAATGAAGGGAGAATGcttatttcaaacaaaaagccaCTCTAATATATGACTTGACTTGCTCATTCATCTCGAACTTTGTCCAATTGCATTTTGGTGTAGGTGTCCTTCCGTTTCATAAGTCTCACATACTGAAATAAACATGAAAAGAGCATATAAAATGGAAACATAAACAACAGGAATATGAACATAAGATTAAAAAGTGTAAGGTTCTAAATTTGCATAAGATATCACTTCAAATCGCCCAATATACATATTTGCAAAATCATATTGGCGAGCAGTTTATACTCAAGATAAAATTGAGATTTCATTGTATAACTCAACCAACACAAGAATTTTCCAAAATCCATATACGAAAAATCATATTCTTGAGCAGTTCATTaacaaaaatcagatttcatattataacacaaCCATCCAGACACTTATTGCTCAATAATCTTTTCAGTCATACTCAAAGTCAATTGTAGATTAGAGATCAATAATTCAGTTTAATATTATAACACAATTTGCATAACCATACCTGCAATCGCTCAACTGACAAGCAAGTTCTCAACAAGGCATTGCAATAATAGCCGTATTCCAtaagaataacaaaacaaaaaaaggaatacaactccaaaaacaaaattattatagGGTCAATGAGGTAAATTTTCAACCCtaagaataacaaaacaaaatctttgAATCTAAACAGAACAATgttattaacagaacaagatTCTTAGCCCATGTGTAATCAAACAATAGTGATAGCAACCACTCACCATCCACAATATGCATCTGATGATATCCTTACAATAGGTGTGCCTCCAACAAGTCCTGTTTGAATACCATGATCCaacttcattttatttataaaaaaaaaaaaaaaaagaacttttATACcaggaaaagcaaaaaatacagaagaacaaaaacaagagtGGCCAAGAAGATCACAGGAAcaccagaaaaacaaaacatcatGATCTGCAGACTAGTGTTAGGCATGACTAGTAATTAGTGAACCAAATATAGAGCTAGGTAGGTTTTTGAGTAAGTGATTTTACTATGCCAAATAGAGCAATGGAGAAACTAAAATTTCACTAACCAACTTGGCCTTCAAGCCCATTCAATGATTCAAGCAGTGACAACAAAACACCTCTACAAAACACCTCTACAACCAAGCATAAATAGCTTCACTGTAATAATCCAATATGATCCAAAAACTGCAATATAACAGAGGAAACAAGTACTTGGCTGACTGATCCAAACAATGGAAACAATTGAAACATTTAAACCCACACAGATCCAAACAAGCCAATATGCCCTGCCAAACAAAAGtttaacttaaaaaaattgggataCAACTCTAATTTCTAAAATGGATGTCCATTTTTAGAAATAGTATAGTTTTTGAATTGCAATCCAAAACAAGGAAATTTATCACAGAAATACTACAGTAAAAGTGAAGCAAAACATAGAAATACTACATCAAAAGTGAAGCAAAGTGAAGCAAATTTTTCACAGAAATACACAGATCCACATTCAAACCCTAATGCACTATTTGGTTGCTCAGAAATTGAATCTAAAATGACACATGCagctaaattttttaattcgATTTCCATTATCCACTTAACTTAAGTGAAGCCactaattattatataatctATAACAGCATAAAACACAAATATGGAagattttccctttttcttgcCTACAATTcccagcaaccaaacagaggaTAGATAGAAAATAACAACCTAACAATGAAATTTCTCAATAACTcccaaagaaaaagcaatACCCATGAAAAATTACCTTTCAAAAATGttgcaaagagagagagagagagcatatgAGAAAGAGAGCCGGAGTCGCGAACGAGAGAGCCGGAGTCGCGAacgatagagagagagagagagagagagagagagccggAGTCGCgaacgagagagagagccagAGTCGtgaacgagagagagagagggagagaggcaGAGTCGCGTGTTCTCAATTCAGTGAAGGACTTATTTTGAGAACCGAATTTTAGGCTCTCTGTATAAGGAGAGCGAGTGAAGAGgtttttttactgttggacTCCACAATCTCATTTAACTTAGTCCCTTGTTTTACCAAACATAGGCTTCAAGCCCTATTTAGCACAGTCCAAGGGAGTGAGGTTTTTGCTTATGCAAGACTTTTGTTTACTTCAAAGTTGAAAtccacttttctttttaaaaattaaagttataaatattttcagaaactttatatttcaGAAGAGAATATTCAACTAAGTCGTAACTATTGAGCAATCTTAATTATTTAAAGAGGAATATTAGTTACATTTCCTCTTGACTTTCCTTAATTCGGGAACTTTAGTtttcacacacaaaataatttattatttaggtAATAAGAATTCAGTTTCAGCTAATTAGAATAAAgccaaaagccaaaatatAGTACCTACTTTTAccataatataattaaagaacatcaaaattacaaaatatgtCATTATgccattattttcaaatttcaatatttaattactaaaagtTTTGAGAATAGTCTCTATATTGGGCCCGATTGGCATTTTGATCTTTAAATTACTAAGAATATGCATCCTCTCAATTActttttgatcatttttgCTCCTTAATGTACAAACAGTGAACTTTTTGGAtcctttattttaattcttcatCATATTTTATCTCCTTTTAAGTTTGTGTTCAAATGAATCTAATCTAGTAATCAACTctcatttaattttctaatgaATCGAGGATCAGTAAACGTATGGGCAaagaggaaataaaataaaataagacaATAAAATACAGCATTTATTGTAATACCGATAGTGTGATGATATACTACTTTCCGCGTAACGGTTACTTTCCCTGTAATACCAACTATACCCTCATCGCAAATTCTATAAATACCGCCATACCCTCATCTTCCTCGCTCACACTCTCTCATTTCACACCATCGCTACATTCACTACCTTTCACTGCCATTCTCTGCAAGTTTTGATCAGTCGCTAATTAATCGCACTGACTGCATTGCTAATCTCTCTGTTATGCAATTAATTTCCACTCGAAATTGATTTATTGATTTATGGCTCTTCctaaatcaaaccctagggTTTCAGCGTCCATGAAGATGAAAAGGGTCTCTGATGCTTTGAAGCCTCAGAAAACAGCCATGGCCAAGAGAGGCTCCACTCTGAAGAATAAGGCCGGCCGACTCTCGAAGCTGTGCGATATTGCCGTTTACATGATCGCTGTTGGTGCCGACGGCAAGATCAACGCTTGGCCGGAAAACCAACAAGATTTGAAATCAGTTCTACTCAAGTACAAAAATCTGAAGAGGGGTTTCAAAGATGGAATTGAAAAGGGTCTGTTCTCCGTCGAAaagggtttcttggaaattGTTGATGATCGAGAAAATCGGGATTTGGGTATTCAAGATAATTGCTTGGGGGCTAAGTTGGAGTCTTTGAATGAGAGGATCGGAGCTGTGacgatgaagatgatgagggATGACGGTAAGTGCAGTTTCATGGACTTGTACAAGAATATCATGGAACCAGATGCAGCAGATCAACAACAACTATCATCTCTTAATCTTAATTTGAATCTTGATCCAACTGATCTCGTCGTACCCACACCCAAACCCAATTTAATTGGTGAGATTAATTTGAATCTTGATCCAGGTAAAGTCGTCATACCCACACCCAAACCCAATTTAATTGGTCAATTTCAGCAAGATTatctttcatcaattcatgagcCAACTGTGGATGCAAATGATTATCTCAGTTTGTTAATGGGTAATGATGATCATAATGATGTTGGTCTAATGGAAGATTATCTGCAACTTTATGATCTTGAATTGCCAGAAGAACCACAAGAGCAGCCGCAGCCGCAACCACCTTCTGTGCCAAGTGTGGAAATTAGTGATGATGATATGAAGTTGCTATTGAGTGATTGTGAGATTGGTTTGATGGAAGATGATATGCAGTTTTGTGATAATCTTGATGATTATGAGCCAACTGTGGATACTATTTATGATTTTCTCAGTTGGGTATTGGGTGATGAAGATCAAAATGATAATGGTGCAATGGAAGATGATGTGCAACCTCAGAGTACTAATCATATTACTGATGATGAGCATGATGACATTAGGTTGCTGTTGACTGATTGTGAGATTGGTTTGATGCAAGAAGATTTGCAATTCTGTGACAATGACTTGAGTGATTTTTTGGGGGCGCCTCTTGAAACCATGTTGCTACAAGACCCACAACATCACCCTCATTCCGAGTTAAATCTTAATTTCTAGTCTTCATCtgtaattttatgtttttcagtAGCTTAGGTCAAAATCTgttgtttttctgtttggttgattGGATGGCCATCTCAGTATCAATCCTTATCAACCAAAATCTGATGTATATTCTGCAATATTAGACCAGATTActctatgtttttctttgtacaGCTCAAGTGAAGAGCTTTTGGTGTAGATGCCTTTATTCATCTTACTTTCACACCCTAAATGATAATGAAGAGCATAACCagtattttcatattaaaaagaacaaatcacAAGGCTTTTTATTAGATattgaagaataaaattgattatacAAATTAATAGGGAAAAGATGTCCAAGCCAATCAAACTacaaaatgtatatataaaaaagacaaaaagagtAGTGATGAGATTTCTTCTCTCTGACTCACTACTATGCTAATTTTACCcagaaaaatgtatttgacaTCCTGAAGGTTACTCGGCTCGGCTGCAGAGTGAAGTTGTTTATCTCTTTTGGAAGTTAAGGAACTTGATACCATAGgcaaagacaaagaagaagagcagGACCCAACCTATGTGAGCGAAGAACACAGGTACTACAAAGTCATGTTCATAACCTAGATTTTTCTTAAGGTATAGATCCACTCTCTGAGATCCTTCAGGAGTATCAATAAAGGTCTTAACGTCACCAAATTGAGATGCCATGATGCCATAAATTGTCCAAGCAATTGGAGACCCCCAGTAGTACCACCTCCACCACACTGGGATTAGCTGCAAAATTAAGCATGAATTGTTATTATGGTTGCAATGACAAATCAAGACGACGACTCGAACTGGGTTCCTTAGAAATTTGAACATCGGTTTAACATTCTCAGACATGAAAATAAGAAGAATAACTGAGTTTCAAATGACATACCGGCCGGGCTATGAGGAAACCAGAGAACAAGTTCCAGAAGTTCGTGAAGAAAGACGAAACGATTGCAGCAATTTGATGGTTAGGAGTTAGTGCAACCATCATCATTCCGTTCATCGTGAAGTAGGTAAAGCACATGAATACGAAGTAGTAGAAGTACAAAAACTTTTCTACCTTCCAAGTGTACCCAATCATAGAATACAGAATACACGAGTACATAAAGGTTTGGATTGCAACGTAAATTGTCTCAATAGCCACCTATAACACCAAAAGATGCATCAATAATGAGATTTTAATGATATGAAAAACGAACGCATAACCGAGTATAATTTCCAGTATTCTTACCTGAGCAAATGCATAAGGCAACTCTGAATACATTCCCGCTGCTCTTTCACGGTAGAAAACTGTTCTCTCAATTGCAATCACGGATTGCACAGCAGAAGCATTGCCAGCTCCAAGGAAAAGAACAGCAGAATAGGTAGCTCCCAAAAGATTGATCAGGTCTTGTTGTTTATGTCTGTTTACAAGATAAAATTAGTATAAGTGATTGAACAAAACATGCAACTTAAATCGTATAATCACAAATTCAAAGGAAgatattaacaaaaaatgTAGCTCATAATGAAGTTCTTAAACTTACAGCGAGTCTCCTTTGCTCCAGAAGATTACACCAAAGATTATGCCAATGACAGCCGTCATGAAAAACCTAATGGCATTGTATCGCGAATTTCTCCAGTATGACCAGTGTTGTTTCCAAAAGCAAGCCTTGCATTGAACTATGAAGCTTTGAGAAAACTGGGTGGGAAAGTGAAGGTCATTGGAGCCGGGTAGTGGAATGCTTAGTTCCTTGATAAGTTCCTCATTTCTCCTGAACAATTGAAAATAATTGTTGAAGAATTTTTGTGCATACAAAGAAGGGGTTtgtgggaaaaagaaaatagaaattaattgaatACAATACATCTTGCTTACCTGTAGAGCTCAGAGTTTGCATATATTTCTGCGAAgtcaatattattttgagcCTCAACTGCAGCAGAGCTGACGTCTAACATCCAGGTAGCAGGATTGTAGCCTTCTTTGATCTTGGGAACTCCAGGGATAGCCTGCAAGAGGATTAAGATATTATTCAAACTTTGCAACTCTAAAACTCATGGGTCCAAGGATAATATTTCTTGCTGGATAAGATCATAGAATTGCATTGAGATGGAGGATTCAATCATTAATATATTCAACAATATGCACCAGAGTCTAAATGCGTCGTTAGGAGATAAGAGTAAGTTAGGGCTAACCTAAgaaaatttaggaaaaaaagGGCTAACCAAATTCAGTTCCAGTATATTCTGTTTGGATATAATTTAATAGGAACTGAGCATACAAGGTAAAGTATAAACTTACCTCAAAGTATTCAACAAGCTCATGAGACTGATGACCAAGAGGTCCAGCATAAAT comes from Prunus dulcis chromosome 6, ALMONDv2, whole genome shotgun sequence and encodes:
- the LOC117632915 gene encoding uncharacterized protein LOC117632915, giving the protein MALPKSNPRVSASMKMKRVSDALKPQKTAMAKRGSTLKNKAGRLSKLCDIAVYMIAVGADGKINAWPENQQDLKSVLLKYKNLKRGFKDGIEKGLFSVEKGFLEIVDDRENRDLGIQDNCLGAKLESLNERIGAVTMKMMRDDGKCSFMDLYKNIMEPDAADQQQLSSLNLNLNLDPTDLVVPTPKPNLIGEINLNLDPEEPQEQPQPQPPSVPSVEISDDDMKLLLSDCEIGLMEDDMQFCDNLDDYEPTVDTIYDFLSWVLGDEDQNDNGAMEDDVQPQSTNHITDDEHDDIRLLLTDCEIGLMQEDLQFCDNDLSDFLGAPLETMLLQDPQHHPHSELNLNF